A genome region from Polyodon spathula isolate WHYD16114869_AA chromosome 19, ASM1765450v1, whole genome shotgun sequence includes the following:
- the LOC121294660 gene encoding protein GOLM2-like isoform X1 has protein sequence MVGFGANRRGGRLPSFILVALLVVIALLSFNYWNLLNKHSRVQEELAEVQVQVTRTETARGRLEKRNSELMVQVDTHKKQIDQKDSDYISLEAKLQAKDALVKKCTDDKMKLLNDASDQQAETRHFQEQLTELRQEFVKQEDQINEYKRNSSSLEKKMAYENLKCGQQIAELKEQYEETIKKLTQEVAELKQLKFIESDVKEDKSAVNNAGDVKPAGKDLEKQDSTHKLDSKEGKDGDSVKPGGDAGMPGIEDNEVGKVEDTLFNLKKPAVTLIKKDTSPPSLAVRSLGGVRKIPLALAQEDNPAEQLEPNQVHLDAGRPNLLHLQNLQNTIPGNEKLNEELGEQPKQQEAPDSNMMPQQQLPKNIAPQLPLNQAQVLPNPIEHVQQPAAGEHHKHRQSRFFDENESPVDLQHGSKLADYNGDDGNVGEYEADKQAELAYNEEEDGDGGEEDVQDDDERDAQGDNPMEYGKRHPTNDVL, from the exons ATGGTTGGGTTCGGAGCTAACCGGAGGGGGGGTCGCCTGCCTTCCTTCATCCTCGTCGCCCTCCTCGTGGTCATCGCCCTCCTGTCGTTTAATTACTGGAACCTCCTGAACAAGCACTCCCGGGTTCAGGAGGAGCTGGCCgaggtgcaggtgcaggtgacgCGCACGGAAACCGCCCGGGGCCGGCTGGAGAAGCGCAACTCGGAGCTGATGGTGCAGGTGGACACGCATAAGAAGCAGATCGACCAGAAAGACAGCGATTACATTTCCCTGGAGGCAAAGCTGCAGGCGAAAGATGCCCTTGTCAAGAAATGCACGGATGACAAG atgaAGCTACTGAACGATGCTTCTGATCAGCAGGCTGAGACTCGTCATTTCCAAG AGCAGCTGACTGAACTGCGTCAGGAGTTTGTGAAACAGGAGGACCAGATCAATGAGTACAAGAGGAACAGCTCCTCCCTGGAGAAGAAGATGGCTTACGAGAA TCTAAAGTGTGGCCAGCAGATAGCAGAGCTGAAAGAGCAGTACGAGGAGACCATTAAGAAACTCACCCAGGAAGTTGCTGAGCTGAAACAG CTGAAATTCATTGAAAGTGATGTAAAAGAAGATAAATCTGCAGTCAACAATGCTGGCGATGTGAAGCCTGCAGGAAAGGACTTGGAAAAACAAGACAGCACCCACAAACTGGACAGTAAGGAAGGAAAAGATG GTGATTCGGTGAAGCCCGGGGGAGATGCTGGCATGCCAGGGATAGAGGACAATGAAGTTGGGAAAGTTGAGGATACACTTTTCA ACCTGAAGAAGCCTGCTGTTACACTCATTAAAAAGGACACCAGCCCCCCCTCGTTGGCAGTCAGATCGCTGGGGGGGGTTCGGAAGATCCCTCTCGCACTCGCTCAGGAAGACAACCCAGCTGAGCAGCTCGAACCAAACCAGGTGCATCTCGATGCAGGCAGACCCAACCTGCTGCACCTGCAGAACCTGCAGAACACTATCCCTGGGAACGAGAAGCTCAACGAGGAGCTGGGAGAGCAACCCAAACAACAGGAAG CACCTGACAGTAATATGATGCCTCAGCAGCAGCTTCCCAAGAACATCGCCCCACAGCTGCCACTGAACCAAGCCCAGGTGCTGCCCAACCCCATTGAACACGTCCAACAGCCTGCTGCAGGAGAGCACCACAAGCACAGGCAAA GCCGGTTCTTTGACGAGAACGAGTCCCCTGTAGACCTGCAGCATGGCTCTAAGCTTGCAGATTATAATGGGGATGATGGTAACGTGGGCGAGTATGAGGCTGACAAGCAGGCTGAGCTGGCTTACAATGAGGAAgaggatggtgatggtggggAAGAAGACGTCCAAG atGATGATGAAAGAGATGCTCAGGGGGACAATCCTATGGAATATGGAAAACGACATCCAACGAATGACGTCTTATAA
- the LOC121294660 gene encoding protein GOLM2-like isoform X2 yields the protein MVGFGANRRGGRLPSFILVALLVVIALLSFNYWNLLNKHSRVQEELAEVQVQVTRTETARGRLEKRNSELMVQVDTHKKQIDQKDSDYISLEAKLQAKDALVKKCTDDKMKLLNDASDQQAETRHFQEQLTELRQEFVKQEDQINEYKRNSSSLEKKMAYENLKCGQQIAELKEQYEETIKKLTQEVAELKQLKFIESDVKEDKSAVNNAGDVKPAGKDLEKQDSTHKLDSKEGKDGDSVKPGGDAGMPGIEDNEVGKVEDTLFNLKKPAVTLIKKDTSPPSLAVRSLGGVRKIPLALAQEDNPAEQLEPNQVHLDAGRPNLLHLQNLQNTIPGNEKLNEELGEQPKQQEAPDSNMMPQQQLPKNIAPQLPLNQAQVLPNPIEHVQQPAAGEHHKHRQNDDERDAQGDNPMEYGKRHPTNDVL from the exons ATGGTTGGGTTCGGAGCTAACCGGAGGGGGGGTCGCCTGCCTTCCTTCATCCTCGTCGCCCTCCTCGTGGTCATCGCCCTCCTGTCGTTTAATTACTGGAACCTCCTGAACAAGCACTCCCGGGTTCAGGAGGAGCTGGCCgaggtgcaggtgcaggtgacgCGCACGGAAACCGCCCGGGGCCGGCTGGAGAAGCGCAACTCGGAGCTGATGGTGCAGGTGGACACGCATAAGAAGCAGATCGACCAGAAAGACAGCGATTACATTTCCCTGGAGGCAAAGCTGCAGGCGAAAGATGCCCTTGTCAAGAAATGCACGGATGACAAG atgaAGCTACTGAACGATGCTTCTGATCAGCAGGCTGAGACTCGTCATTTCCAAG AGCAGCTGACTGAACTGCGTCAGGAGTTTGTGAAACAGGAGGACCAGATCAATGAGTACAAGAGGAACAGCTCCTCCCTGGAGAAGAAGATGGCTTACGAGAA TCTAAAGTGTGGCCAGCAGATAGCAGAGCTGAAAGAGCAGTACGAGGAGACCATTAAGAAACTCACCCAGGAAGTTGCTGAGCTGAAACAG CTGAAATTCATTGAAAGTGATGTAAAAGAAGATAAATCTGCAGTCAACAATGCTGGCGATGTGAAGCCTGCAGGAAAGGACTTGGAAAAACAAGACAGCACCCACAAACTGGACAGTAAGGAAGGAAAAGATG GTGATTCGGTGAAGCCCGGGGGAGATGCTGGCATGCCAGGGATAGAGGACAATGAAGTTGGGAAAGTTGAGGATACACTTTTCA ACCTGAAGAAGCCTGCTGTTACACTCATTAAAAAGGACACCAGCCCCCCCTCGTTGGCAGTCAGATCGCTGGGGGGGGTTCGGAAGATCCCTCTCGCACTCGCTCAGGAAGACAACCCAGCTGAGCAGCTCGAACCAAACCAGGTGCATCTCGATGCAGGCAGACCCAACCTGCTGCACCTGCAGAACCTGCAGAACACTATCCCTGGGAACGAGAAGCTCAACGAGGAGCTGGGAGAGCAACCCAAACAACAGGAAG CACCTGACAGTAATATGATGCCTCAGCAGCAGCTTCCCAAGAACATCGCCCCACAGCTGCCACTGAACCAAGCCCAGGTGCTGCCCAACCCCATTGAACACGTCCAACAGCCTGCTGCAGGAGAGCACCACAAGCACAGGCAAA atGATGATGAAAGAGATGCTCAGGGGGACAATCCTATGGAATATGGAAAACGACATCCAACGAATGACGTCTTATAA